One window of Nymphaea colorata isolate Beijing-Zhang1983 chromosome 1, ASM883128v2, whole genome shotgun sequence genomic DNA carries:
- the LOC116259072 gene encoding trihelix transcription factor GTL1-like → MQSGLEYTSLPDHIQQIISSRSGLHHLSPQPFFNLNPVIDTEEHHHHHQIENSSGHELHLLHHFHQHGLVQDPIGGHHEKPAAVSGMEEEQGEEGEGEDQEERCAAASEIGGEKPLHEHTNRWPREETLALLKIRSSVEATIRDSNFKGTVWEHVSRKLAELGFNRSAKKCKEKFENVTKYYKKTKNTGRQDGKSYRFYSELETLFNNNGSSNNSKLGASASEEQTLALEKNHVDGTSEEETLENPLLQDGSAGENTSKKRRKGQNFEAMKGLCEDMVKKMMAQQEALQRRFLEAVERRDQERMEREEAWKRQEMARLNKETEMRTQEQALASSREATIISFLKRLTQDNIHLEGSLPSFEEAHSGPTPNLNPLFDPEPDPAPISTPGDVSLDLQGLDANGRSGAGPLKRWPSSEVCALIKLRCKHEEKFRDGNSKGSLWERISQEMMQMGYMRSAKRCKEKWENINKYFRKTNGAAKLRPPDSKTCPYFHQLSSLYQNGVLSFPKQEEQPHSSKVLEKCSEKGVAAESGSAEATESSDYVGGMMHMDGGDNLDGMEAQSSLMEMVCKLSSNYDGAV, encoded by the exons ATGCAGTCAGGCCTAGAGTATACTTCTCTCCCTGATCACATCCAGCAGATCATATCATCCAGATCTGGCCTCCATCACCTCTCCCCACAGCCCTTCTTCAACCTCAACCCCGTTATTGACACGGAAGagcaccaccatcaccaccaaaTTGAGAATTCTTCAGGCCACGAGCTGCATCTGCTGCACCACTTCCACCAGCATGGCCTTGTGCAGGACCCAATTGGAGGTCACCATGAGAAGCCCGCTGCTGTTAGCGGCATGGAAGAAGaacaaggagaggaaggagagggcGAAGATCAGGAAGAAAGGTGTGCTGCGGCTTCGGAAATTGGAGGGGAGAAGCCTCTCCACGAGCACACAAACAGGTGGCCTAGGGAGGAGACTCTAGCGCTCTTGAAGATCAGATCCAGTGTGGAAGCAACCATCCGCGACTCAAATTTCAAAGGAACCGTTTGGGAACATGTTTCAAG GAAGCTTGCAGAGCTCGGATTTAACCGAAGTGCGAAGAAATGCAAGGAAAAATTCGAGAATGTGACCAAGTactacaagaaaacaaagaacacgGGGAGGCAGGATGGGAAGAGTTACAGGTTCTACTCCGAGCTTGAGACCCTATTCAACAACAATGGCAGCAGCAACAATTCTAAGCTTGGTGCTTCTGCAAGCGAAGAGCAGACGCTGGCCTTAGAGAAGAATCACGTTGATGGCACATCGGAGGAGGAGACGCTCGAGAACCCATTGCTTCAAGATGGATCTGCGGGCGAGAACACGAGCAAGAAGCGGAGGAAGGGGCAAAACTTTGAAGCAATGAAGGGCCTATGCGAGGATAtggtgaagaagatgatggcACAGCAGGAGGCGCTGCAGAGGAGGTTCCTGGAGGCTGTTGAGAGGAGGGACCAGGAGAGAATGGAGAGGGAGGAGGCGTGGAAGAGGCAGGAGATGGCAAGGCTGAATAAGGAAACTGAGATGAGGACACAAGAACAAGCCCTTGCATCAAGTAGAGAGGCGACGATTATAAGCTTCTTGAAGAGGTTGACACAAGACAACATCCATTTGGAGGGTTCCCTACCAAGCTTTGAAGAGGCACATTCCGGGCCTACCCCCAACCTTAACCCTCTCTTTGACCCAGAACCAGACCCAGCTCCAATCAGCACACCAGGTGATGTGAGCTTGGACCTGCAGGGACTAGACGCCAATGGCAGAAGCGGAGCAGGCCCCCTTAAGAGGTGGCCGAGCTCTGAGGTCTGTGCTCTGATAAAGCTCAGGTGCAAGCATGAAGAGAAGTTCAGGGACGGCAACTCCAAAGGGTCGCTATGGGAGAGAATATCCCAAGAGATGATGCAGATGGGATACATGAGAAGCGCCAAGAGGTGCAAGGAGAAGTGGGAGAACATCAACAAGTATTTCAGGAAGACCAATGGTGCGGCCAAGTTGCGGCCTCCCGACTCCAAGACCTGCCCCTACTTCCACCAGCTGAGCAGCCTGTACCAGAATGGGGTCCTCTCATTCCCTAAGCAGGAGGAGCAACCACACAGCTCGAAGGTGCTGGAAAAGTGCTCGGAGAAAGGAGTTGCGGCCGAGAGTGGATCGGCCGAAGCGACGGAGTCGTCGGACTATGTTGGTGGGATGATGCATATGGATGGTGGCGATAATCTGGATGGTATGGAGGCTCAATCTTCTCTGATGGAAATGGTGTGCAAGCTCTCCTCCAACTACGATGGTGCTGtctga